The following are from one region of the Salvia hispanica cultivar TCC Black 2014 chromosome 1, UniMelb_Shisp_WGS_1.0, whole genome shotgun sequence genome:
- the LOC125202781 gene encoding probable serine/threonine-protein kinase At1g01540, with translation MGTFGYVAPEYACTGMLNEKSDIYSFGILIMEVITGRTPVDYNRPQGEVNLVEWLKMMVGNTTFIVLLLFAKKY, from the exons ATGGGAACATTTGG ATACGTTGCTCCAGAATATGCTTGCACGGGTATGCTGAACGAGAAGAGTGATATTTATAGCTTCGGGATACTAATCATGGAGGTTATTACTGGAAGAACTCCTGTTGATTATAACCGACCGCAGGGAGAG GTTAATCTAGTCGAGTGGCTGAAAATGATGGTTGGAAACACGACTTTCattgtactattattatttgcaaaaaaatattaa
- the LOC125199088 gene encoding uncharacterized protein LOC125199088, translated as MASSRAGGSGGGASDSDGFSDDELDLAVQAAIDRRIRQRQQAAAAVPRPIHRRRHVPRDHIAAHQRLYEDYFAPEPRFGDALFRRRFRMHRPLFMHIVGALERRYEFFRIREDAAGKPGHTPIQKCTAAIRQLAYGGPTDMFDEYLHIGESSAIQCLLEFCAGVRAIFGDRWPVFVKSIKHPVGPKKSYFATRQEATRKDVERAFGTLQNRWAMVRGPARQWYIPNIGDIMYACIILHNMIVESEGDELTQWNSEDDTGAGPSHGVATANVNMGVPRGEVERLRAFTDMRQRNAHIRLQEDIIEEVWTRRGGH; from the exons ATGGCGAGTAGTCGTGCGGGTGGTAGTGGCGGAGgcgctagtgatagtgatGGCTTTAGCGATGATGAATTGGATCTCGCTGTGCAAGCGGCGATTGATCGACGGATCCGGCAGAGGCagcaggcggcggcggccgtgCCTCGGCCAATCCATCGCCGACGGCATGTACCCCGGGACCACAttgctgcacatcagcggttGTATGAGGACTACTTTGCTCCAGAGCCGCGTTTTGGGGATGCCTTATTCCGCCGACGTTTTCGAATGCATCGTCCTctgtttatgcatatcgtTGGTGCATTAGAGAGGAGGTACGAGTTTTTCAGGATCAGGGAGGATGCGGCTGGCAAACCCGGACACACGCCAATACAGAAGTGTACGGCCGCAATCAGGCAACTGGCGTACGGAGGGCCGaccgacatgttcgacgagtacctccacattggGGAATCTTCCGCCATCCAGTGTCTGTTGGAGTTTTGCGCGGGCGTTAGAGCGATATTCGGGGATCG ctggcccgtctttgtgaagtcGATCAAGCATCCGGTCGGGCCAAAGAAGAGCTACTTTGCGACCCGGCAAGAGGCAACGCGCAAGGATGttgagcgcgcatttggtacGCTCCAGAATCGATGGGCGATGGTGAGGGGTCCGGCACGGCAGTGGTATATCCCCAACAtcggcgacatcatgtacgcGTGTATCATtctgcacaacatgattgtcgaaagtGAAGGGGACGAATTGACTCAGTGGAACAGCGAAGATGACACGGGTGCCGGACCCagccacggcgtggccaccGCGAATGTGAACATGGGTGTACCTCGTGGAGAGGTTGAGCGGTTGCGCGCATTTACCGACATGCGGCAAAGAAATGCCCATATTCGACTTCAGgaggatatcatcgaagaggtTTGGACGCGGAGGGGTGGACACTGA
- the LOC125211383 gene encoding non-structural maintenance of chromosomes element 3 homolog — protein MSFNPELASQFDIPDLEKDKLVGEVIRYILFKTEQNSGCPIKREELTQLITGKGYKQRNFPSFVIDEAKSKLSSIFGYEMRELQRSRPSAAANTGRASQSQQSVGEAKSYVIISKLPSDVYGKFVEDKGSVHMPGLTFVVIGIIHLAGGRITEENLWHHLKRLGLHENEENHPQFSNTKLALEALAQQRYLQKEKVNGPEGNIVYYELAERALDAPIYDKIKEYVAQMVQKDATALETD, from the exons ATGTCTTTCAATCCTGAACTCGCCTCTCAGTTTGACATACCGGACCTC GAAAAGGATAAATTGGTAGGCGAAGTGATCCGCTACATCCTGTTCAAAACCGAGCAAAATTCAGGCTGTCCGATTAAGAGGGAGGAGCTGACTCAGTTGATTACGGGTAAAGGGTATAAGCAGAGAAATTTCCCTTCTTTTGTAATCGATGAGGCCAAATCGAAACTATCTTCAATCTTCGGGTATGAAATGAGAGAACTTCAGCGGTCTCGGCCTTCGGCGGCAGCCAATACAGGCCGCGCTTCGCAATCACAACAGT CTGTTGGTGAGGCGAAATCGTATGTAATCATAAGTAAGCTGCCTTCTGATGTCTATGGAAAATTTGTAGAGGATAAGGGTTCAGTACATATGCCAGGCTTAACTTTTGTTGTAATTGGGATAATTCATTTAGCAGGAGGCAGAATTACCGAAG AAAATCTTTGGCATCATCTAAAGCGCTTGGGATTGCATGAAAATGAGGAAAACCATcctcaattttcaaataccaAACTGGCCTTGGAAGCACTTGCCCAGCAAAG GTATTTgcagaaagaaaaagttaatggtcCCGAAggcaacattgtgtattatgAGCTTGCAGAGAGAGCTCTAGATGCACCTATTTATGACAAAATCAAAGAGTATGTAGCTCAG ATGGTGCAGAAAGATGCAACGGCGTTAGAGACTGATTAG